The following proteins are encoded in a genomic region of Microcoleus sp. AS-A8:
- a CDS encoding anti-sigma factor, whose amino-acid sequence MTGPLLPERLEELMAGYVLGNLSSEEAEELNQLLTEHPELATEVQQLQEVLEVLPYALPEVEPPQHLRQAILNTTSPHPTAVPMAPQPKRWRELRRSPLFWSRLVGSAVVLLVLILGLDNYRIRLKFTTMQAKVARQKDVIAMLQKPDTHVVPLKGMAQASAATGSMLMTPSESQAVLILQNLPVLPQGEFYQLWSVQNDEKIPWGQFRTNKQGTVFVKLYRPSDFEVTALAITVEVTPEPTTPAGPMVMAGNLTINNQ is encoded by the coding sequence ATGACTGGGCCTCTACTTCCGGAACGATTAGAAGAATTGATGGCAGGTTACGTCCTCGGCAATCTCAGTTCTGAAGAAGCTGAGGAGTTAAATCAGCTGTTGACCGAACATCCTGAACTAGCGACTGAAGTGCAGCAATTGCAGGAAGTCCTAGAAGTCTTGCCTTACGCTTTACCTGAAGTAGAACCACCCCAACACCTGCGTCAGGCCATTCTGAATACAACCTCGCCTCATCCGACGGCGGTGCCCATGGCTCCTCAACCAAAACGCTGGAGAGAACTAAGGCGTTCTCCACTTTTCTGGAGTCGCCTAGTTGGTAGCGCTGTGGTTCTATTGGTGTTAATTCTTGGTTTAGATAACTACCGAATTAGGCTCAAGTTCACGACCATGCAGGCTAAGGTCGCTCGGCAAAAAGATGTTATTGCCATGCTGCAAAAGCCTGATACCCATGTGGTTCCGCTCAAAGGCATGGCTCAGGCTTCTGCGGCGACCGGAAGTATGCTGATGACACCGAGCGAATCCCAAGCGGTTCTAATCTTACAGAACCTTCCCGTTTTACCGCAGGGTGAGTTTTATCAGCTTTGGTCTGTGCAAAATGACGAAAAAATCCCTTGGGGACAGTTTAGAACCAATAAGCAGGGAACCGTTTTTGTTAAGCTTTATCGGCCTTCTGACTTTGAGGTCACCGCGTTAGCCATCACGGTAGAAGTAACGCCTGAGCCGACCACACCTGCGGGTCCGATGGTGATGGCGGGGAATTTGACCATCAATAACCAATAA
- a CDS encoding PRC-barrel domain-containing protein — protein MTTEQNRQRSDILNTQVVTIDTAKRLGVVKELLVDIDRREVVALGLRDNLLALAGMPRYMLLSSIRRVGDTILVDDEDVIEDIEVEAYSTLINSEVITETGELLGRVRDFKFNIEDAKVSSLIIASIGLPQIPDQVISTYELPIDEIVSSGPNRLIVFEGAEERLVQLTVGVLERLGIGRPPWEREEEETYYTPVTRPENQLGTGIPVRTPISQPLQTVTPVEERWDDDDWREEPEPEPIPLRREAPPPKYAKQELEQDNWGDDEWDDAPGRSTQYQKPAYTEPPRYERERDYADDYDDYEVEGDAWDDDVESEPYKAPRVNIPEKTKAPEYEEEAGY, from the coding sequence ATGACAACTGAACAAAATCGTCAACGCTCCGATATTTTAAATACTCAGGTCGTCACGATCGACACCGCTAAGCGACTTGGAGTCGTTAAAGAGCTATTAGTAGATATTGATCGGCGTGAGGTTGTAGCACTGGGTTTGCGAGACAATCTGCTGGCGCTCGCTGGGATGCCACGTTATATGCTCTTGAGTAGCATTCGACGGGTTGGGGACACCATTCTAGTCGATGATGAAGACGTGATCGAAGATATTGAGGTGGAAGCCTACAGCACCCTGATCAATAGCGAAGTGATTACCGAAACCGGTGAACTGCTAGGACGGGTAAGGGATTTCAAATTCAACATTGAAGACGCCAAGGTTAGTTCTCTGATTATTGCCTCGATTGGGTTGCCACAAATCCCTGACCAGGTGATCAGTACCTATGAGCTGCCGATTGATGAAATTGTCAGCAGTGGCCCAAATCGCTTGATTGTCTTTGAAGGAGCTGAAGAACGCCTGGTTCAATTGACCGTAGGCGTTTTAGAACGTTTGGGGATTGGCAGACCCCCTTGGGAGCGGGAAGAAGAGGAAACTTACTACACCCCCGTTACCCGACCTGAAAATCAATTAGGAACTGGGATTCCCGTTCGTACACCCATCTCTCAGCCGCTCCAGACGGTTACACCTGTCGAAGAGCGCTGGGACGATGACGATTGGCGAGAAGAACCAGAACCAGAACCTATCCCTCTGCGCCGAGAAGCACCACCGCCGAAGTACGCCAAGCAAGAATTAGAACAAGACAACTGGGGCGATGATGAATGGGATGATGCTCCTGGTCGGTCTACCCAATACCAGAAGCCAGCGTATACTGAGCCTCCACGTTATGAACGGGAACGGGATTACGCAGACGATTACGATGATTACGAAGTAGAGGGTGATGCTTGGGATGACGATGTAGAGTCTGAACCTTACAAAGCTCCACGCGTCAATATCCCTGAAAAAACCAAAGCTCCCGAATACGAAGAGGAAGCTGGGTACTAA
- the smc gene encoding chromosome segregation protein SMC: MVHIKRVELTNFKSFGGTTSIPLLPGFTVVSGPNGSGKSNILDALLFCLGLASSKGMRAERLPDLVNHDKERRGTVEASVTATFDLSDAPDALLDDEEENDDVEEVSPYLSQNQENPESDSGEPFDPPQPPLKKGGQEKGATETEWSVTRRLRVTQQGTYTSNYYINGEPCTLTELHEQLNRLRVYPEGYNVVLQGDVTSIISMNSRERREIIDELAGVAGFDRKIVQTKETLAQVKEREDDCRIIEQELVAQRDRLASDRLKAEKYQKLRAELQEKQQWEAVLKWRFLQQQEGKLREQIEAGDREEAQLTSQLTALDAEIRQTTGELDQLNSRVKALGEEEQLAVASTLATQEAERRQLQNRQQELAENIQQTEHRLKRTQEEIQQYEQTLQQLAEQKQHVETQNLEELRTARDEVQHSLNQSREQANVIASASEAWVQQQTVLNRQIETLLQSIDPQRTEQAQLRERHNQLSRQIEEQTQLLHRLEPEIATKQAQAADLETQLTTFSQQAQTLAQSLVTAEQELQIQQQTQTRLLAEQRDKQRQLDKLEAQAQAQQEAQGTYATKVILHSDLPGVCGLVAQLGRVEPRYQLALETAAGARLGNLVVEDDGVAAAGIELLKQKRAGRATFLPLNKIQPPRFTETAALRYVNGFIDYAVHLIDCDPRYRDIFAYVFGNTVVFETLNTARPYLGKHRIVTLEGEILEISGAMTGGSSSHRSELHFGTSDATESAEVASLRNRLQDIEQILSRCGELIHQGVTRVKQLTQELTEAKAKRSETHLRLEQLNKEIKTLTIQLEQVRSLLGKNTQELSTASDRLQALSLNLPSQEAQLVELRQQLAQLEQSQTPNEWQQIQRLIKGWEAQLSEREQALRAAEKQLVDLDSQQQRTKEKITEDYRRVAEYQTQNQSLQEQLSTVSHQLVAVSEAITKTQGTLTQLEQQLGEVKQERDRAEQHLRERHLFQQQQSWQRQKLQETQVARREELSSLQAQLQLQQTELPDPLPELPEHWQTESSHLRTPDLPSLLEHLQKEIRNAQKRLQAMEPVNMLALEEYDRTQNRLSELCEKLATLEGERTELLLRIENFTTLRFRAFKEAFDAINENFQTIFAELSDGDGYLQLDDPEDPFNGGLNLVAHPKGKPVQRLASMSGGEKSLTALSFIFALQRYRPSPFYAFDEVDMFLDGANVERLARMIKQQATLAQFIVVSLRRPMIESSERTIGVTQARGAYTQVLGLKLPPKSAIR; this comes from the coding sequence ATGGTGCATATTAAGCGCGTGGAACTCACGAATTTTAAATCCTTCGGCGGCACGACATCCATTCCCTTGCTGCCAGGATTTACAGTGGTTTCCGGGCCAAACGGGTCAGGTAAATCGAATATCCTAGATGCTCTGCTTTTTTGCCTTGGTCTTGCCAGTTCCAAGGGAATGCGTGCTGAACGTCTTCCCGATCTAGTTAATCACGATAAAGAGCGTCGGGGTACTGTTGAAGCTAGCGTTACCGCCACGTTTGATTTATCCGATGCACCCGATGCCCTCTTAGACGACGAAGAGGAGAACGACGACGTAGAGGAGGTGTCCCCGTACCTGTCTCAAAATCAGGAAAATCCCGAATCTGACTCTGGTGAACCTTTCGATCCCCCCCAACCCCCCCTTAAAAAAGGGGGGCAAGAGAAGGGAGCAACAGAAACAGAGTGGAGTGTAACTCGCAGACTTCGGGTAACTCAGCAAGGCACCTACACCTCGAATTACTACATCAACGGCGAACCTTGCACTCTCACTGAACTTCATGAACAGCTCAACCGCCTGCGGGTGTATCCAGAAGGTTACAACGTGGTGCTGCAAGGCGATGTCACCAGCATCATTTCCATGAACTCACGGGAGCGCCGGGAGATTATTGATGAGTTAGCAGGGGTTGCTGGGTTCGATCGCAAAATCGTCCAGACGAAAGAAACTCTAGCTCAAGTGAAGGAGCGAGAGGATGATTGTCGGATCATAGAACAAGAACTGGTAGCTCAGCGCGATCGCCTCGCTTCGGATCGCCTCAAAGCTGAGAAATACCAAAAGCTGCGAGCTGAACTCCAAGAAAAGCAGCAGTGGGAAGCCGTCCTCAAATGGCGCTTTCTGCAACAACAAGAGGGGAAACTTCGGGAGCAAATCGAAGCAGGCGACCGAGAAGAAGCTCAACTTACCTCCCAGCTTACCGCCCTAGACGCAGAAATCCGCCAAACCACAGGCGAACTCGACCAACTAAACAGCCGTGTCAAAGCCTTGGGCGAAGAGGAACAGCTTGCTGTTGCTTCTACCCTCGCCACCCAGGAAGCCGAACGGCGTCAGTTGCAAAATCGACAACAGGAACTCGCCGAAAACATACAGCAAACAGAACATCGCCTCAAACGGACACAGGAGGAGATTCAGCAATACGAGCAAACCCTGCAACAACTGGCGGAGCAGAAACAGCATGTAGAAACCCAAAATTTAGAGGAGCTACGTACCGCACGGGATGAGGTGCAACACAGCCTTAACCAAAGTCGGGAACAAGCGAATGTGATCGCCTCTGCCTCCGAAGCTTGGGTACAGCAACAAACGGTGCTCAACCGCCAAATCGAAACATTACTACAAAGCATTGACCCCCAACGCACCGAGCAAGCTCAACTCCGAGAGCGCCACAATCAGCTCAGCCGTCAAATCGAAGAACAAACCCAACTCTTGCACCGATTAGAGCCAGAAATTGCCACAAAACAGGCTCAAGCCGCTGATTTAGAAACTCAGTTAACCACCTTTTCGCAACAAGCTCAAACACTCGCCCAATCCCTCGTTACCGCTGAACAAGAACTCCAAATTCAGCAGCAGACTCAAACTCGCCTCCTAGCTGAACAACGGGACAAGCAACGCCAACTCGATAAACTCGAAGCCCAAGCCCAAGCCCAACAAGAGGCTCAAGGTACCTACGCCACCAAAGTCATTCTCCACAGTGACTTACCCGGTGTTTGTGGCCTAGTTGCCCAACTCGGTCGCGTCGAACCCCGCTATCAGCTTGCGTTAGAAACGGCGGCAGGTGCGCGTTTGGGAAATTTGGTGGTTGAAGATGATGGTGTGGCAGCGGCGGGAATTGAGCTGCTCAAACAAAAACGAGCAGGTCGAGCTACATTCTTACCCCTCAACAAAATCCAGCCTCCTCGATTCACGGAAACGGCTGCTCTGCGTTATGTGAACGGCTTTATTGATTATGCGGTTCACCTGATTGACTGCGATCCGCGCTACAGGGACATTTTTGCCTATGTGTTCGGCAATACGGTCGTATTTGAAACCCTCAACACCGCTCGTCCTTATCTAGGAAAACACCGCATCGTTACCTTAGAAGGCGAAATTCTGGAAATCAGTGGTGCTATGACTGGCGGGAGTAGTAGCCATCGTTCTGAATTACACTTTGGCACCAGCGATGCAACAGAATCCGCAGAAGTTGCGTCGTTGAGAAACCGTCTCCAGGACATCGAGCAGATTCTATCGCGTTGTGGCGAGTTAATTCATCAGGGAGTAACCAGGGTTAAACAACTGACGCAAGAACTGACAGAAGCCAAGGCGAAACGCTCGGAAACTCATTTGCGATTGGAACAGTTAAATAAAGAGATTAAGACTTTAACAATTCAGTTGGAACAAGTGCGATCGCTTCTGGGGAAAAATACCCAAGAACTGTCTACAGCCAGCGATCGCCTCCAAGCTCTCAGCCTCAATTTACCGAGTCAAGAAGCCCAACTCGTGGAATTACGCCAACAGTTAGCACAGTTAGAGCAATCTCAAACGCCTAACGAATGGCAACAAATTCAGCGCCTGATCAAAGGCTGGGAAGCGCAGTTAAGTGAGCGTGAACAAGCGCTTCGAGCCGCAGAAAAACAGCTTGTGGATTTAGACAGTCAGCAGCAGCGTACCAAGGAAAAAATTACCGAAGATTACCGCCGGGTAGCCGAATACCAAACCCAAAACCAATCTTTGCAGGAACAGCTTTCAACCGTCAGTCATCAGCTAGTGGCGGTGAGTGAAGCAATTACCAAAACTCAAGGTACGTTAACCCAGTTGGAGCAGCAATTAGGGGAAGTGAAACAGGAACGCGATCGCGCCGAGCAACACTTGCGAGAACGGCACCTTTTCCAACAACAGCAATCCTGGCAACGGCAAAAGCTCCAAGAAACTCAAGTAGCACGACGCGAAGAACTGAGCAGCTTACAAGCTCAACTCCAACTCCAACAAACCGAGTTACCCGATCCCCTGCCAGAGTTACCCGAACATTGGCAAACTGAAAGCTCCCATCTCCGCACCCCTGACCTTCCCAGCCTACTCGAACACCTGCAAAAAGAAATACGGAATGCTCAAAAACGCCTCCAGGCGATGGAACCTGTGAATATGTTGGCGTTAGAAGAATATGACCGCACCCAAAATCGCTTATCTGAACTCTGTGAGAAACTAGCCACCCTAGAAGGGGAGCGTACCGAACTTCTACTGAGAATCGAAAACTTCACCACCCTGAGATTTCGTGCCTTCAAAGAAGCCTTTGATGCGATTAACGAGAACTTCCAAACTATCTTTGCCGAACTCTCGGACGGCGATGGTTATCTACAATTGGATGACCCCGAAGACCCCTTTAACGGTGGACTTAATCTGGTGGCTCATCCTAAAGGCAAACCCGTGCAGCGTCTGGCTTCCATGTCAGGGGGCGAAAAATCCCTCACGGCTCTGAGCTTTATCTTTGCGCTGCAACGTTACCGTCCTTCGCCGTTTTACGCCTTTGACGAAGTTGATATGTTCCTTGATGGGGCAAATGTCGAGCGATTAGCTAGAATGATCAAACAACAGGCTACTCTAGCCCAGTTTATTGTTGTGAGTTTACGCCGACCTATGATTGAGTCTTCGGAGCGCACGATTGGTGTCACGCAGGCTAGAGGAGCGTATACTCAAGTGTTAGGACTAAAATTACCGCCTAAAAGCGCCATTCGATAG
- a CDS encoding helix-turn-helix domain-containing protein: MGQAGKALKKVLETYDISQYRLAAELGVGRSNVYRWVNEIRDPTAETVKDFVEVLRKINPEAAAEFIRLYLGGGSIENEE; the protein is encoded by the coding sequence ATGGGACAAGCAGGCAAAGCCCTTAAAAAGGTCTTGGAAACTTATGACATCAGCCAATATCGATTAGCGGCAGAATTGGGAGTTGGACGTTCCAATGTTTACCGCTGGGTTAATGAGATTAGAGATCCAACGGCTGAAACTGTCAAAGATTTTGTGGAAGTGCTGCGGAAGATTAATCCAGAGGCGGCGGCTGAGTTTATTCGCCTGTATTTAGGTGGTGGCTCAATTGAGAATGAGGAGTAG